TGTTCATCTGTTCCTTTTACCTGTAACGTATTCTTGTTGTGATCTATTGAAGTTATTTCCCCTTCGATTAATGCATATGCATAATTCTTTGATTCAAAACCCCAATCAGTTTTGCCCGCATTTGTAGCGAAAACACTCGTGGATATACAGGTGATAAGAAATAGTGTCGTTATTCCTGAAGTACATGTATTCATTGCAATTCCTCCTGACAAATATTGTTTTACAAAAATAAATACTGCCACAGTCTTTCTATGATCTTTTGCATGTCTTTTAGCAATTCCCCCCTGCCTCCTTTCTTCGTTAATCTTGAAAAGTATAAAATACATAGAAAAAAGTTTTTATAGTTCTGTATTTTTAAAGTACAATTCATGTTTATACTCATTCTCCGGATAGTCTTACTGCTTCAGGGAAGATCGGTTATATTGGCGGAACAGGAAATGCCGTCTTGCGGAACGATATACTTGAAAATCCAAATTGGTTGTTGGACCCCGAATGGGCACAAAGGGAAAAAATAACGAGTTTTGATGGTCAACCGCTGGTATTTCGTGATGAAACTCTTGGTGTGCTTGCGGTTTTCAGCAGAAAAGTATTAGATCAGGCGCTCTTGATAATGCTGAGAACCTTTGCCTCCAATGCCGCAGCGGCCATCGCCAATGCCAGGGCATTTGAGGAAATCGAACAGTTGCATCAACAGTTAGAATTGGAAAACGAGTACCTTCGTGATGAAATTAAAGAAGCGTTTTCTTTTGTTGATATTGTGGGACAGAGCTCCTCCTTACAAAAAACACTTCAACAAATAGAACTCGTGGCGCCAACGAATACAACTGTTCTTATACAGGGAGAATCCGGAACAGGAAAGGAACTGATTGCCTTAGCCATTCACCAACGAAGCAAACGCAAAAATAATCCTCTTATCAAGGTTAATTGTGCTTCTATCCCGCTAGAACTTTTTGAGAGTGAATTTTTTGGACATGTAAAGGGAGCATACACTGGCGCAGTAAAGGATAGGGCTGGTAGGTTTCAACTTGCGGATGGGGGAACTATTTTTCTTGATGAAGTAGGTGAAATACCGATGGAATTACAAGGCAAATTGCTTCGAGTACTCCAGGAAGGTGAATATGAAAGAATTGGGGAGGAAAGGACACGGCGAGTTAACGTAAGGGTGATCGCCGCTACCAATAGAGATCTTGAAAAGGAAATGGAGGCAAAACGGTTTCGGCAGGATCTTTACTTTCGGTTAAGTGTCTTTCCCGTGGAAATAGCTCCTCTTCGGAAAAGGAAAGAAGATATACCTATTTTGGTAAGACATTTTCTAAAACAGAACTGCAGGAGTCTGGGATGTAAGGAATTATTTTTGAGGAAGAAACATATTCTTCAACTCCAGAGTTACGATTGGCCGGGAAATATACGGGAGCTACAAAATGTGATTGAACGAGCAGTGATCCTCTCTAAGGGGAAGAAGTTAACGTTAGATTTACCGGAAACGGATATCAGTAAAATCGCGCCGCATATTCTACAGTACCATAAGCCTCTGCTGAAACAAATTGATGAAATATTGACAGCCGAAGAATTGAAAAATCTTGAAAAGGA
The Candidatus Brocadiaceae bacterium DNA segment above includes these coding regions:
- a CDS encoding sigma 54-interacting transcriptional regulator; the protein is MRNDILENPNWLLDPEWAQREKITSFDGQPLVFRDETLGVLAVFSRKVLDQALLIMLRTFASNAAAAIANARAFEEIEQLHQQLELENEYLRDEIKEAFSFVDIVGQSSSLQKTLQQIELVAPTNTTVLIQGESGTGKELIALAIHQRSKRKNNPLIKVNCASIPLELFESEFFGHVKGAYTGAVKDRAGRFQLADGGTIFLDEVGEIPMELQGKLLRVLQEGEYERIGEERTRRVNVRVIAATNRDLEKEMEAKRFRQDLYFRLSVFPVEIAPLRKRKEDIPILVRHFLKQNCRSLGCKELFLRKKHILQLQSYDWPGNIRELQNVIERAVILSKGKKLTLDLPETDISKIAPHILQYHKPLLKQIDEILTAEELKNLEKENILAALEKTNGKISGSRGAAEILGMKPTTLASKIKALGIHR